The window TTGATTAAAATTGGTCGTGGAGGAAGCATCCGTTAAGTTTGTGATATCCCTTGTTTGTGGTTTCTATGTATTTGTAGGTGAGGAAGAAGTTTTCATAATTAACTATAGTTCAACTTAAATACAGTTATCAATAGATCTTTTTAAAATCCAGGTTTAGTCACAGGTGGTGTACCCAAGTCACTAACTAAAAGTGATCTGATTGTTTTATATGCTactgaaaatgttcaacattttaaattagaagtctcattagttattgtattcactatattttgtttgataagaaacatttcagtgtttgttcctttcaattttttcatGGATTATTTTGGAGTTAAGATAGTCCTGTACTTTGCTTGACTTGGATTTTACACCTGTATGCTGATTCCAGCTTCAGTAGTAggagtgttgtgttttctgtatgggTGCTTCACCTTGATGGGTGATGCTCATAGGTATGAATAAGGGGGAGAAAAAGATAGAGAATCAATGTCTACTAGTGTTACTGTCATGAATGCCACCCAGTTGATGTATGTagcatttgttaaaaaatattgtacattaatgcATGATCCACCCAAGATTATTACACATGTTACCCTTATCAATGATGGAGTTATTTCTCCCCACTGGGAgcgcaaacatgaatattttcctcAGAGTGACTAAACGAACATTTTTACAGCTGACTCACCACATCTCACTCTTGACTAAAATTGTGCAACACATTTGAAAGTTAGGTCTACCTGTATTGTGGTGTAGTATCGTTCATATATCAGTTGGAACTGACGATCCACCTCTCTGATAGTTTCTCGTAAAGGCAGAGGAGCCTTAGAGTAACcctattaataaaagtgatgaaAAAACTGCCAAGAtattcactgaaattaataaagatggcattcttaattataaaaacaatttgaatattatgccATTAGGTATCaccctaggcccggcatggccctacgcgttaaggcgtacgcttcgtaatctgtgggtcgcgggttcgctcccgagtcgtgccaaacatgcttgccctcccagctgtgggggagttataatgtgatggtcaaaaccactattcattggtaaaagagtagcccaagagttggcggtgggtggtgatgactagctgccttccctctattcttacactgctaaattagggacggctagcacagatagccctcgagtagctttgtgtgaaattcccaaacaaacaaacttgtgacttctaactttaaaataaatcgaaaaaggaaacactgttttgaacaaactaagcagtcaattattaattgtatatttcaatctatattttattgttaattgtcaaagttaacactatttacaaataaagatttttttttttagatccaTTTCAACCAGGAATGAATAACGAGACATGTATTTCTTCTCCAAATAAAAGTAAGTTACTATACAAGTGATGTTATTCAAAGCTTATTTTCAACATGAGACAATATGTTTAGAAAGGCTGATGGCAAGATGTCGTGACGGAAAAATGTTACTGGTTATAGTAACCTATGTTTGTGTTGCACGCGTGTTGTTCTTTGTTCCCATTGAATGTCTTCAGTCCCTTATTAATGACGGTAAAAAATTTAGTAATGTGTGAAGACATGATCTTTTATAATATTCCAGtacattgtggacattatattctattatgaAGAATACATCTCTTACCACTTCACCATCCGTAGCAACTCAAGTAAAACATGATAGACCAAAACACATTATTCATTTCCAATAATTCACAGTATGAActtttctgttgtctgaagtAAGTGTTTGGGTCAGAATtgttttccataaatattttcattctccTGGTACTGTTCTATTATTGAAATCATAACTATTTTTGAAAAAAGCGGTTAACTAAAGAAGAATCTTAgatctatttgtgtttaaaaaaacgtttattcACTTTGAATTGTTACCGATTGTTTTACAAGATATTCTTTTTCGTTTTTAGTTCTTGTAGACACTAATTATAGATTTCTATGAGCAGTCTATCAgataaacagtattcagtttacaaattgttAGCAAGTCAGTATCGACAATCATGCATCTTTGAAAGTCTGAGAAATCGTTACTGTTGTCTTTTGTCTTGTTATGAATATATCTGAAGTAAAGGTGTTTAGTCACATGTTACACAAAATTATCATgctattttaatgtgaaaatacaGTCAGTATATTTGGttattataaactacaaaaacaagagagaaaacaaattttaaaatgtgataaataaatatatttactggtattaTCACTGGAGAAGTAAAGCTATACTTATACTTTGCACTTCGttacctgtactgttttatcGATGTGTATGTGTATCTCTGTTTGAATACAGAGTGGAAATTTGATTCTAGTAACTCAGAACGCTGTCATTACATGGTTGTTTTAACCATAggtataataaatgaaacacaatCTCGTTCAATATTATcatagaacaaaaacaaactgctctaaattcattttctttcaacttgtatttttccatttcagtaaCATCAATATTAGATCATCCCATTCCCCTCATGATTGGTGCAGCAGGAATAATACTTTTGATAACTTGTTTAAGGCaagaaaaaattttattttcttatgtttagtttaatagatcttaatataatttctaagatAATACGATGTTTCTCcaataataagacctacccataaaataagacctagtgtgatttttggggatagttttaatataagccctacccttgaaataagccctagttaagagtggcaggaagaggaaagaaataaaaaaaaattaatttattaattagtttaatagttagttaattagtttgtttaagtattaatcagttagtttaatagtttaataatagtttattttaaatggtaagtttaatagttttactttgtaacttcattttcttaatatatcaaaataagacatcccctgaaaataagccctagtgtcatattttggagtgaaaattaatataagccctgtcttattttcggagaaacacggtaatagTTGGACCATTTGTGTATATTCTTGATGATGAATTTCAAGTGGCTGAGAAATCCAAAATGTTCAGTAActggaataataaataattgttacaaaCAGTTgcagtaaaaaagaaataataaggtAAATTAGTATCATCAGtttataataaactgtaatttAAGTGTGGATcttcatttaaaacttaaaatgtggaacactttcttcaacattaCAAGTTCTTGTAAGTATATTATTGTTCAAccagttttatatgtaaatacaataaggtactCTGTGTTAGTACAAATACTTGAAGttgaaacgtgtaaaatattGGCAACCTAAACTTTTACAATTAGAGTAATTGGAAAACACTTGAGATAAATACaaaaggcattttcattcaaacaagttctttaactaattaatgatttccaatttattttaatatgatatttaattaaaagtggAATTTATTAGCaagtacaatatttattaaattatccctcttaagttataacattttatttctgtttccttACTGCCATTCAACATGTTGAGGATGCCCCTGTGCCTCTcgttactaaatattattatttctagaatataattagattctgtttttaattgaaataacactgatgtataaattacagtcaaattaaaTCGCCTATGTTATTTATTGGTGGTTTTCTTCTGTAGTCTTATAATTTGGAAATGCTGCTGTAAATCAGAAAGACGGAAAGAAGATGAGGTGATTGTCGAGGATGAAAAAGATACAATAAAGCCACAAATACCACAAAACTCaatagaaaaatcaaataaacatgtaaaaaacaatagaaaaccacagcataatataataaatataccaaGAAAAGTGCGAAATATTCACCTTCCTCAAGTAAGTAATGCAATGATAGAAAATGTCATCATATTATTCTCTTTCATAGCAAGAGCCTTGAAGTAGCAAagcagtatgtctgaggacttataacgctagaaccCGAgtgtgggtaaagcacagatagatcactgtgcttaatttcaaataaacaaacataagaatAATGTAATATATCATCAGTCACGTATGTTaacttactttctatacatttttatgctTGTGTTCTTCATGAAATTTAAACtccgttataaatataatgtgttaAGGTTATAAACTTTACTCTCTAATCTTCCACCTTAAGATAAAAGTTTCAATTTGATGGCACGGTATCACTTTTTAGATGGAAATTGTAGTCGgtttaaatggatacttgataacTACCTTCTCGAGacgttgtgtgtatatatacatatatataatacaggtttcttctttatcacTGCAGCCATTTCCAAACATGCATGAAATTTTTATACTCACTTGACCCTGTTTATGTGTCATGTGTTTCCACAGTAAGTGCACAATTTACACAGCTACGGATGAATCTTAACCAAGTTTGGTGAACAGATTCCCTTTATAACAACAATCACTTTGTGTCATGTCtcttaacaacaaatgttataacCTGATGTTGTTGTTAGTCTACAATCTGAAAGTACATAATGAAATGTACAGACAACAAAAGTGGAAAAATTACACATTGTGTACTGTTTTAACAtttggaaagatattttaagatgTTTCTAATCCGGCCATTTTAAAACACTTCCAATTGTATTGAAGCTGTTTTAAATGACAGCATTAACAAGGAGAGTTTTCTAAGTATTTATTTCATGGTTTTTACTGATCTGTTCACATATAAGGGAAAAGATTCTTCATGTCCAAAGATAACttttattaatcataaatttaggTAACTTTCGTCCAGAGGACTAGTACTCCAGCtagtatacaataatattttttcattaccaTTCACGCCGTctccaaatatttaataaatgtttattctgtaGGGTTGTATCGCTTGTCTGTCTTTATGAGTCATTTACTTCTGAAGTGGGGTCGTGCTTATCCTATTTACTAGTACAGAGACTTAGCAAAAGTATGATTTGAGGACTTAAACCCTTCATATGTTATAATTACAACGATAATTGACATATATAGGTAATCTAAGTAGTTTAGGATACCACACTGCCCCTCTTGTCTCAGATAAAACCATAGtactttattgttgttcttgttctTTTTTCATTGCGtgtaaatttgaattttattatgaACCCGAGCAACTAGTTTTAGTTCATAAAGCAAGTAATAGGAGTTGACTAGTAATTCACAACTTACCCAATGATAGtaagttctttatttatatttgctgTTTAAAAAATCCGACATTCGCCAATTGTTTTTGCTAGGATAATTGCAGAACTTTAATGTATCTTATCTGATATCCAACACCCCTTTCGTCATGCCAAATTTCGAAACAGAAGAAATTCATTAACGAATTTACATTTGTGTTAGCTAGAAAGTATTGGATTCTTTTACGGTTcacagaaagtttaaaaatgttttataaagcaTCATTATTATCGTGTTCTTCCTTTTGCGTCTTAATTCAAATCTATAATCTCGATGTTGATAAATATCGCAGCGCCATCTCGAAGCTAAACGTCTTCCAGACAAACCTTGAATGTCagaatattgaaatgaaaaagcaGTCATAGATTAAGGATCTCTGGTGGAACGCAGTAGTAAGACTGAGTGCTTGTTACTCTAAGGCTGCTTTTAATACCTGTGGCGAGTacacacagataacccattttgtagctttctgataaaaatcaaacaaataaacatagagGAAACTTATTTTCCCACAATTTTCTCGATATTTACAGTAAGCAAACTTAAATATGCATCATACAATTTAACATCCTCAAACGTAAAGCTGTAAATACTGAAACCATTTTTGATTTCaatttcttctgttatttattgcttttgaaattctcatatttttaatatcactcataaataattatttacattttgttctcaTTAGTACGAAAGGAATGTGATATTTTCCACAGACTATCCCCAAAATCATTAAAgctgtaaatattttgatatatataagataaacattccccccattttacatattaaaaatcaATCATGGAGCCaattactttgtttaaaatttggatatttaaatagaaatgttgattGAAGACGTGTTATTTTAACTGATATTCATTAAATTGATATAAACCAGTTATCAGTTGTTGctttgtattaattttctatataatagtATTTAACGTCAATATGATTCTTGTTGTTTTGaggaagaaacaaagaaaaaaaaaagaaatttaccAAATATAAAGCATACAGACCGCCGTATTATAaagaattgaaatataaatttaaacagcTATCAAACACAGATTTCGACAGTTCTTAAGACCAATTAGTTCTTTTCCATCCTCGACGATTTTTCTCTACCAATTAGAGAAACTGGAACTCGATTTATGTTTCCTTGTCCCGTATTTTTAGAAATTTCCCATGGAtgaagaaagttaaaataaaaggtatgttaacagaaaatagaaaacaacataGTATATAAATTTGGCTGGTTTTATCCCGTTAAAAAttccatgtttgtttcaaagaaagtgattatttttttacataaattataacgatattgtatttttttaataaacaaaaacaaacagcattAATATATACttccatttgttttataaatagagATGGTTGTTCCTATATACATAAAGTGTTATTACAGGTTCAGATAGTCCTGGTGGACTGACGCAGATTGTCTATTATGTGTGTGCTtagttttaaacagaaaatatgcaAATAGTtctatatacgagggctgttaaaaaaatacgcggacagacgtcataaaacaaaatgtgctgtatttagaagttacaggtctgggatcccttcaaagtactctcctccccaacgcacacacttatcccaac of the Tachypleus tridentatus isolate NWPU-2018 chromosome 13, ASM421037v1, whole genome shotgun sequence genome contains:
- the LOC143238974 gene encoding uncharacterized protein LOC143238974 isoform X4, which translates into the protein MNNETCISSPNKITSILDHPIPLMIGAAGIILLITCLSLIIWKCCCKSERRKEDEVIVEDEKDTIKPQIPQNSIEKSNKHVKNNRKPQHNIINIPRKVRNIHLPQKFPMDEES
- the LOC143238974 gene encoding uncharacterized protein LOC143238974 isoform X1, giving the protein MNNETCISSPNKITSILDHPIPLMIGAAGIILLITCLSLIIWKCCCKSERRKEDEVIVEDEKDTIKPQIPQNSIEKSNKHVKNNRKPQHNIINIPRKVRNIHLPQEETKKKKRNLPNIKHTDRRIIKN
- the LOC143238974 gene encoding uncharacterized protein LOC143238974 isoform X5, producing the protein MNNETCISSPNKITSILDHPIPLMIGAAGIILLITCLRNFPWMKKVKIKGFESDC
- the LOC143238974 gene encoding uncharacterized protein LOC143238974 isoform X2 gives rise to the protein MNNETCISSPNKITSILDHPIPLMIGAAGIILLITCLSLIIWKCCCKSERRKEDEVIVEDEKDTIKPQIPQNSIEKSNKHVKNNRKPQHNIINIPRKVRNIHLPQVSNAMIENVIILFSFIARALK
- the LOC143238974 gene encoding uncharacterized protein LOC143238974 isoform X3 — its product is MNNETCISSPNKITSILDHPIPLMIGAAGIILLITCLSLIIWKCCCKSERRKEDEVIVEDEKDTIKPQIPQNSIEKSNKHVKNNRKPQHNIINIPRKVRNIHLPQLSNTDFDSS